One stretch of Zingiber officinale cultivar Zhangliang chromosome 6B, Zo_v1.1, whole genome shotgun sequence DNA includes these proteins:
- the LOC121990692 gene encoding polyamine oxidase 6-like, with translation MACSVTLTLLLLLLLLTPCLGRSTTVSKSERPSVIIVGAGISGISAAVALARAGVHDVLILEATDSVGGRIHRKRFAGHQIEVGANWIQGVHGEKMNPIWQMAEKLHLKTFFSDYSNISSNTYSQSGVLYERSVVEQALKVSEKVVEDGGIYSHSLPSDGHEDISILGFQRIKKHAPATPLEMAVDYYTNDYESAEPPRVTSLQGTLPIRTFTDFGEDDYFVADERGFESLVHHLVNQSLDTDSIKLNQVVRSINQSRNGVTVTTENGSHYRADYVMVSVSIGVLQTDSIKFHPQLPQSKFSAICQLDMAVFTKIFLKFPYKFWPDRNKTEFFLYASERRGYYTIWQELEKELPGANVLLVVVTDDEAKRIELQPDESTKAEAMQVLKNMFGKKIPEATDIFVARWWTNRFFRGSFSNWPIGLHSHDFNRIKEPFGRIFFTGEHTSRLYNGYVHGAYLAGVDSANKLVQRIKKMERAKS, from the exons ATGGCGTGCTCCGTTACGCTCAccctgctcctcctcctcctcctcttaaCTCCATGCCTTGGGAGATCAACGACGGTCTCAAAATCTGAAAGGCCATCGGTGATCATCGTGGGAGCAGGGATCTCCG GAATATCAGCAGCAGTGGCTTTGGCCAGAGCTGGCGTCCATGATGTCTTGATACTGGAAGCCACTGACAGCGTCGGCGGCAGGATTCACAGGAAAAGATTCGCCGGACACCAGATTGAGGTCGGGGCCAACTGGATTCAAGGGGTCCACGGTGAGAAAATGAACCCAATCTGGCAAATGGCGGAGAAGCTCCACCTCAAGACATTCTTCTCAGATTACTCCAACATCTCCTCCAACACTTACTCGCAGAG TGGTGTGCTTTATGAGAGATCAGTGGTCGAGCAAGCGCTGAAAGTTTCAGAGAAGGTGGTCGAGGATGGTGGAATCTACTCACATTCTCTGCCTTCCGACGGCCATGAAGACATCTCCATTTTGGGGTTTCAGAGAATAAAGAAACa TGCTCCTGCTACTCCATTGGAGATGGCAGTGGACTACTACACGAACGACTATGAGAGCGCCGAGCCGCCTCGCGTAACAAGCTTGCAAGGAACACTGCCAATCCGCACGTTTACAGACTTTGGAGAGGACGACTACTTTGTTGCTGATGAAAGAGGTTTCGAGAGCTTGGTGCATCACTTGGTCAATCAATCCCTCGACACTGATTCCATCAAACTAAACCAG GTCGTGAGGTCCATAAACCAATCGAGAAATGGAGTGACTGTAACCACAGAGAATGGCAGCCATTACAGAGCAGATTATGTGATGGTTTCTGTGAGCATTGGAGTCCTCCAAACGGACTCGATCAAATTCCACCCTCAACTTCCA CAATCTAAGTTCTCAGCCATTTGTCAGCTTGATATGGCAGTATTCACTAAGATTTTCCTCAAGTTTCCCTACAAGTTCTGGCCTGACAGAAACAAGACTGAGTTCTTCTTGTACGCCAGTGAAAGAAGAGGATATTACACAATTTGGCAG GAGCTCGAGAAAGAACTCCCAGGAGCCAATGTACTGCTTGTTGTGGTGACTGATGACGAAGCAAAAAGGATAGAGTTGCAGCCAGATGAATCGACCAAAGCCGAAGCCATGCAAGTTCTGAAGAACATGTTTGGGAAGAAAATCCCAGAGGCCACAGACATATTTGTCGCGAGATGGTGGACCAATAGGTTCTTCAGGGGCTCCTTCTCCAATTGGCCTATTGGCCTCCACAGCCATGACTTCAATCGaattaag GAACCTTTTGGGAGGATTTTCTTCACTGGAGAGCACACGAGCAGACTCTACAATGGCTATGTGCATGGTGCATACTTGGCAG GAGTTGACTCTgcaaacaagttggttcaacgcATCAAGAAGATGGAGAGAGCCAAGAGCTGA